From a single Streptomyces rubradiris genomic region:
- a CDS encoding TetR family transcriptional regulator, producing the protein MPAEASTSRPAAPPLTERQEARRRRILHASARLAGRGGFDAVQMREVAESSQVALGTLYRYFPSKVHLLVATMQDQLERMHGTLRKKPPAGATAAERVAETLMRAFRALQREPHLADAMVRALTFADRSVSPEVDQVSRQTTAIILDAMGLADPTPEQLSVVRVIEHTWHSALITWLSGRASIAQVKIDIETVCRLIDLTDPAAARP; encoded by the coding sequence ATGCCTGCGGAAGCCAGCACCTCGCGCCCGGCCGCGCCACCCCTCACCGAGCGGCAGGAGGCCCGCCGCCGCAGGATTCTGCACGCCAGCGCGCGGCTCGCCGGCCGGGGTGGGTTCGACGCCGTGCAGATGCGCGAGGTGGCCGAGTCCTCGCAGGTGGCGCTGGGCACGCTGTATCGCTACTTCCCGTCGAAGGTGCACCTGTTGGTCGCCACCATGCAGGACCAGCTGGAGCGCATGCACGGCACGCTGCGCAAGAAGCCCCCGGCGGGTGCCACGGCCGCCGAGCGGGTCGCGGAGACCCTGATGCGGGCCTTCCGCGCGCTCCAGCGGGAGCCGCACCTGGCCGACGCGATGGTCCGCGCGCTCACCTTCGCCGACCGCAGCGTCTCGCCCGAGGTCGACCAGGTGTCCCGGCAGACGACCGCGATCATCCTGGACGCGATGGGGCTGGCGGACCCCACGCCCGAGCAGCTGTCCGTGGTCCGGGTCATCGAGCACACCTGGCACTCGGCGCTGATCACCTGGCTGTCCGGCCGTGCCTCGATCGCCCAGGTGAAGATCGACATCGAGACGGTGTGCCGGCTGATCGACCTGACGGACCCGGCCGCCGCGCGCCCCTGA
- a CDS encoding helix-turn-helix domain-containing protein: protein MSTDFQQAREALGLRLRELRLSAPGGRLTGTRLAQRLGWPHSKIYKLENGRQTATSEDLRAWAGGVGRPDVFDELDARLKGFESHIRSWRRQLAAGHRPVQDSWNLEVGRSQAIYAWEESVVPGMLQTADYARHIFLRYANLQGSVRDTDAAVRARMRRQEWLYEAGRKFHALVWEAALHALICPPSVLAGQLDRLAGTVGMDTVELGIIPLGASLKVPTANGFWILDDRLVITEDWHAELWLDDAESVATYLRVWTTLRDSAVYGHDARNLISAVRGTLRSR, encoded by the coding sequence GTGAGCACAGACTTCCAGCAGGCCAGGGAGGCCCTCGGGCTGCGCTTGAGGGAACTCCGGCTGTCGGCCCCGGGAGGACGGCTCACCGGTACGCGACTGGCTCAGCGACTCGGCTGGCCACACTCCAAGATCTACAAGCTGGAGAACGGCCGGCAGACCGCCACCAGCGAGGACCTACGGGCTTGGGCCGGGGGCGTCGGCCGACCGGACGTCTTCGATGAACTGGACGCCCGGCTCAAGGGCTTCGAGTCCCACATCCGCTCCTGGCGCCGGCAACTGGCCGCCGGGCACCGCCCCGTGCAGGACAGTTGGAACCTTGAGGTCGGGCGGTCCCAGGCCATCTATGCCTGGGAGGAGTCTGTCGTTCCCGGCATGTTGCAGACGGCCGACTACGCACGGCATATTTTCCTGCGTTACGCAAACCTTCAGGGGTCGGTCCGCGACACAGACGCTGCGGTCCGCGCCCGCATGCGGCGCCAGGAGTGGCTGTACGAGGCGGGCCGGAAGTTCCACGCCCTGGTGTGGGAGGCGGCCCTCCACGCCCTGATCTGTCCTCCGTCTGTCCTCGCCGGCCAGCTCGACCGGCTGGCGGGCACCGTCGGCATGGACACCGTGGAGCTGGGGATCATTCCGCTCGGCGCCTCGCTCAAAGTCCCGACGGCCAACGGTTTCTGGATTCTGGATGACAGGCTCGTGATCACCGAGGACTGGCATGCAGAGCTGTGGCTGGACGACGCCGAGAGCGTGGCCACCTACCTGCGGGTCTGGACCACGCTCCGAGATTCCGCCGTGTATGGCCACGACGCTCGGAACCTCATCAGCGCAGTACGAGGGACGTTGCGCTCGCGTTGA
- a CDS encoding MBL fold metallo-hydrolase, whose translation MAETFDHGGGVRSVRVPIPDNPLGHTLVYVVDTDRGPVLVDTGWDDPGAWDTLAAGLADCGTAVREVYGVVVTHHHPDHHGLSARVREVSGAWVALHAADAAIVRRTREGRPEQWFAYMADKLAAAGAPEEHVAPLRSARGRTLPGLSPALPDREIVPGKLLDLPGRRLRAVWTPGHTPGHVCLHLEEEHPARLPGRGRLFSGDHLLPGVTPHIGLYEDPGDATVTDPLGDYLDSLERVARLVPAEVLPAHQHAFTDAPGRVRALLDHHERRLTGLLALLAEPLTPWRLAERMEWNRPWGDIPYGSRNIAVSEAESHLRRLVKLGRAEPVPGSEPVAYVAV comes from the coding sequence ATGGCGGAGACGTTCGATCACGGTGGGGGCGTGCGGTCCGTGCGGGTGCCGATTCCGGACAACCCTCTCGGCCACACGCTGGTGTACGTGGTGGACACCGACCGGGGCCCGGTGCTGGTCGACACCGGCTGGGACGACCCTGGGGCCTGGGACACGCTGGCGGCGGGCCTCGCGGACTGCGGTACGGCGGTGCGGGAGGTGTACGGCGTCGTCGTCACCCACCACCACCCGGACCACCACGGGCTGTCGGCGCGGGTGCGGGAGGTCTCCGGCGCCTGGGTGGCGCTGCACGCGGCGGACGCGGCGATCGTGCGCCGCACCCGGGAGGGCCGGCCGGAGCAGTGGTTCGCGTACATGGCCGACAAGCTGGCGGCGGCCGGGGCGCCCGAGGAACACGTGGCTCCGCTGCGGTCGGCCCGCGGGCGGACGCTGCCCGGCCTGTCCCCCGCCCTGCCGGACCGGGAGATCGTCCCCGGGAAGCTCCTGGACCTGCCGGGCCGCCGGCTGCGCGCGGTCTGGACCCCGGGCCACACGCCCGGCCATGTCTGCCTGCACCTGGAGGAGGAGCATCCGGCCCGGCTGCCCGGCCGGGGCCGCCTGTTCAGCGGCGACCACCTGCTGCCCGGGGTCACCCCGCACATCGGCCTGTACGAGGACCCGGGCGACGCCACGGTGACCGATCCCCTGGGTGACTACCTGGACTCCCTGGAGCGGGTCGCCCGGCTGGTCCCCGCCGAGGTCCTCCCGGCCCACCAGCACGCCTTCACCGACGCCCCGGGACGTGTACGGGCGCTGCTCGACCACCACGAGCGCCGGCTGACCGGCCTGCTGGCCCTGCTCGCCGAGCCGCTCACCCCCTGGCGGCTCGCCGAGCGCATGGAGTGGAACCGCCCCTGGGGGGACATCCCCTACGGCTCCCGGAACATCGCGGTCTCCGAGGCCGAGTCCCATCTGCGCCGCCTGGTGAAGCTGGGCCGGGCGGAGCCGGTACCGGGCAGCGAGCCGGTGGCGTACGTGGCGGTGTGA
- a CDS encoding MAB_1171c family putative transporter, whose translation MSWDISGSWISYAVPAVLFAVAFVIKLPLLRRAWQDPILRATAVLLAIGTLVFVSLPPANLHRINVLTGVPNFAAVWVYSLATAYCGACLWLIITWREPPSATRRRRTRQVGLAYAAVIAGLCVTFLLADHSVERLRDLDTYYARTPWMREFILLYVIAHTASALVAAGMLRAWYREVADAWLRRAVIFLQEAYALGLLFDVAKFAAIAGRWSGRDWDWLSTHAAPPFAIAEAGLVAVAFIVGQAGPVLAERRRLVREHRRLKPLWQTMLTITPPAAPATGRVSGAALRLELRRAAINDGLLKLGPYLSASRRERIRSAALEAGYPEQVARGIAGAVDLRFAAVALHAPDDPEHPHADDELCVFPCVPDSELQNVSHVLRNHEAAIDRFHRQALAAEGSGAGAGAGVVEGPGARDPGASA comes from the coding sequence ATGAGCTGGGACATCTCCGGCTCCTGGATCTCCTACGCCGTCCCGGCCGTCCTGTTCGCCGTCGCCTTCGTGATCAAACTGCCGCTGCTGCGGCGCGCCTGGCAGGACCCGATCCTGCGGGCCACCGCCGTACTGCTCGCCATCGGCACCCTCGTCTTCGTCTCGCTGCCGCCGGCCAACCTGCACCGCATCAACGTCCTCACCGGCGTCCCCAACTTCGCCGCCGTGTGGGTGTACTCCCTCGCCACCGCCTACTGCGGGGCCTGCCTGTGGCTCATCATCACCTGGCGGGAACCGCCGTCCGCCACCCGTCGCCGGCGCACCCGCCAGGTCGGGCTGGCGTACGCCGCCGTCATCGCCGGGCTCTGCGTGACGTTCCTGCTCGCCGACCACAGCGTGGAGCGGCTGCGCGACCTCGACACCTACTACGCCCGCACGCCGTGGATGCGCGAGTTCATCCTGCTCTACGTCATCGCCCACACGGCGTCCGCGCTGGTCGCCGCCGGAATGCTGCGGGCCTGGTACCGGGAGGTCGCCGACGCCTGGCTGCGCCGCGCGGTGATCTTCCTCCAGGAGGCCTACGCCCTCGGGCTCCTCTTCGACGTCGCCAAGTTCGCGGCCATCGCCGGCCGGTGGAGCGGCCGGGACTGGGACTGGCTGTCGACCCACGCGGCGCCGCCGTTCGCCATCGCCGAGGCGGGCCTGGTGGCCGTCGCCTTCATCGTCGGCCAGGCCGGTCCGGTGCTGGCGGAGCGACGGCGCCTGGTGCGTGAACACCGGCGGCTGAAGCCGTTATGGCAGACCATGCTCACCATCACCCCGCCCGCCGCGCCCGCCACCGGCCGGGTCAGCGGCGCCGCGCTGCGTCTGGAGCTGCGCCGGGCCGCCATCAACGACGGCCTGTTGAAGCTCGGGCCGTACCTGAGCGCGTCCCGGCGGGAGCGGATACGGAGCGCGGCGCTGGAGGCGGGCTACCCGGAGCAGGTCGCGCGGGGCATCGCGGGGGCGGTGGACCTCCGGTTCGCCGCGGTGGCGCTGCACGCGCCCGACGACCCGGAACACCCGCACGCCGATGACGAGTTGTGCGTGTTCCCCTGTGTCCCAGACAGCGAACTGCAGAACGTCTCGCACGTGCTGCGCAACCACGAGGCGGCGATAGACAGGTTCCACCGGCAGGCCCTCGCCGCGGAAGGCTCCGGCGCCGGTGCCGGTGCCGGTGTCGTGGAGGGGCCCGGGGCACGGGATCCGGGCGCGTCGGCCTGA
- a CDS encoding class I SAM-dependent methyltransferase translates to MPAQHDIAAETELWDAYAASAFEDDAEPSFCWTQYAGHGPGPELLGEPRSVLEIGCGTGRSLAYLAQRGIAARGVDLSPVMVEKTTTKWAGTGAEFVCSEALEYLSEHKEVYDAVYSIFGAAWFTDPGRLFPLVRRRLKPGGVFAFSQPPAIPGAYGPQGMYKGGFAGKAMFTYRYSYRPAVWERLLTRAGFAVADARILGAPQPGHIGTLLVHAVTP, encoded by the coding sequence TTGCCCGCACAACACGACATCGCCGCCGAGACGGAGCTGTGGGACGCCTACGCCGCTTCCGCCTTCGAAGACGACGCGGAGCCGAGCTTCTGCTGGACCCAGTACGCCGGTCACGGACCCGGCCCGGAACTACTCGGCGAACCACGCTCCGTCCTGGAGATCGGCTGCGGCACCGGCCGCTCCCTCGCGTACCTCGCTCAGCGCGGCATCGCCGCTCGGGGTGTCGACCTGTCTCCCGTCATGGTGGAGAAGACCACCACGAAGTGGGCCGGTACCGGTGCGGAGTTCGTGTGCTCAGAAGCTCTGGAGTACCTGAGCGAGCACAAGGAGGTGTACGACGCGGTCTACTCGATCTTCGGAGCCGCCTGGTTCACCGACCCGGGCCGTCTCTTCCCTCTTGTCCGCCGGCGGCTGAAGCCGGGGGGCGTCTTCGCCTTCTCGCAGCCTCCTGCCATCCCCGGCGCCTACGGGCCGCAGGGCATGTACAAAGGAGGCTTTGCGGGCAAAGCCATGTTCACCTACCGCTACAGTTACCGTCCGGCTGTTTGGGAGCGCCTGCTCACCCGAGCCGGCTTCGCCGTGGCCGACGCGCGGATCCTCGGCGCACCGCAGCCTGGGCATATCGGCACGCTCCTGGTCCACGCGGTCACCCCGTGA
- a CDS encoding SCO2322 family protein, with the protein MTAVRRAAPVLVAALLLLVCAGRAGATGYRYWSFWERTGDHWTYATQGPASARPDDGTVQGFRFTVGADSADAGRPRGTADFDTICADTPAKSGSKRVALVLDFGTSADAPSGETPPERRAVCARVPSGASTADALAAVAGPLRYDTNALLCAIAGYPHKGCGEQVSTDREPSATAPESGSSDSSDSDSGPSLGLPIGVGVVALLAGAAIWQSRRRRNASG; encoded by the coding sequence GTGACCGCCGTCCGCCGTGCCGCGCCGGTGCTCGTCGCCGCGCTGCTCCTCCTCGTCTGCGCGGGGCGGGCCGGTGCGACCGGCTACCGCTACTGGTCCTTCTGGGAGCGCACCGGCGACCACTGGACGTACGCGACGCAGGGCCCGGCCTCCGCCCGGCCCGACGACGGTACGGTGCAGGGCTTCCGGTTCACCGTGGGCGCGGACTCCGCGGACGCCGGCCGGCCGCGCGGTACGGCGGACTTCGACACGATCTGCGCGGACACCCCGGCGAAGTCCGGGTCCAAGCGGGTCGCCCTGGTCCTGGACTTCGGCACGTCCGCGGACGCGCCGTCCGGCGAGACCCCGCCGGAGCGGCGGGCCGTGTGCGCGCGGGTGCCGTCCGGCGCGTCCACCGCGGACGCGCTCGCCGCGGTGGCGGGGCCGCTGCGGTACGACACCAACGCCCTGCTGTGCGCCATCGCGGGCTACCCGCACAAGGGTTGCGGCGAGCAGGTCTCCACGGACCGCGAGCCCTCCGCCACCGCGCCCGAGTCCGGCTCCTCCGACTCCTCCGACTCCGACTCCGGCCCGTCCCTGGGGCTGCCGATCGGCGTGGGGGTGGTGGCCCTGCTGGCAGGCGCGGCGATATGGCAGTCCCGACGGCGGCGCAATGCGTCCGGGTGA
- a CDS encoding ferredoxin, whose translation MGDRWHVRVDRSLCVGSAQCLHHAPGGFRLDSARRSRPLAPDTDASEQLLAAAEGCPVEAIVITLAESGEAVFPPEE comes from the coding sequence ATGGGCGACCGCTGGCACGTGCGGGTCGACCGGTCCCTGTGCGTCGGCTCGGCCCAGTGCCTCCACCACGCCCCCGGCGGCTTCCGGCTGGACTCCGCCCGCCGGTCCCGGCCCCTCGCGCCGGACACCGACGCGAGCGAACAGCTCCTGGCGGCGGCCGAGGGGTGCCCGGTGGAGGCCATCGTGATCACGCTGGCGGAGAGCGGGGAGGCCGTGTTCCCGCCGGAGGAGTAG
- a CDS encoding helix-turn-helix domain-containing protein: protein MSDAYAALADVLDRLGELTGRPGRLPEALDVAGLSYRTGIPVGVVVELLSGGRAGETCLAHRVRQRLDFIRETRRRPDGKRYSLDELARIAGTSRQWLSEWRKSGMPSLEHADRLRRFFGLPAGFFTADEPEALCEALQPVLQSLEAEADPLLRLRECGLIRLAARAPQMNARQLSTLADLAEMIIASEKAGDTGRA, encoded by the coding sequence GTGAGTGACGCCTACGCCGCGCTGGCCGACGTGCTGGACCGGCTCGGCGAGCTGACCGGCAGGCCGGGCCGGCTGCCGGAGGCCCTCGACGTGGCCGGCCTCTCCTACCGCACCGGCATCCCCGTGGGCGTCGTCGTCGAACTCCTCTCCGGCGGCCGGGCCGGCGAGACCTGCCTCGCCCACCGGGTGCGCCAGCGGCTGGACTTCATCCGGGAGACCCGGCGCCGCCCGGACGGCAAGCGGTACTCCCTGGACGAACTGGCCCGGATCGCCGGGACCAGCAGGCAGTGGCTGAGCGAGTGGCGCAAGAGCGGCATGCCCAGCCTGGAACACGCCGACCGGCTGCGCCGCTTCTTCGGCCTGCCCGCCGGCTTCTTCACGGCCGACGAACCGGAGGCGCTGTGCGAGGCGCTGCAACCGGTGCTGCAGAGCCTGGAGGCCGAGGCCGACCCGCTGCTGAGGCTGCGCGAGTGCGGCCTGATCCGGCTCGCCGCCCGAGCCCCGCAGATGAACGCCCGGCAACTCTCCACCCTGGCCGACCTGGCCGAGATGATCATCGCCTCGGAGAAGGCGGGGGACACCGGGCGTGCCTGA
- a CDS encoding energy-coupling factor transporter transmembrane component T, producing the protein MAGRAVPRAPRESQSRPPETTPTRSRPTLHPGAWWLWAISLGVAATRTTNPLLLALLLAASGYVVATHRSPAPWARSYAAFVRLALAVLLIRVLFAVALGSPIPGTHTLLTLPEVPLPHWAQGIRLGGRVTAEAVLFAAYDGLKLATLLVCVGAANALASPTRLLKSLPGALYETGVAVVVALTFAPHLIADVRRLRAARRLRGRPDRGLRGLLQVGLPVLEGALERSVALAAAMEARGYGRTAEVPAPVRRTTAALTLGGLLGVCAGTYGLLTAEGGTYGLPVLLAGVLAALAGLRLGGRRSLRTRYRPDPWGAHAWLVTGSGAAVAALLTLASVRDPEALHPGVVPLVAPTLPLWPAVAVLLALLPAFVVPREPS; encoded by the coding sequence GTGGCCGGTCGCGCAGTTCCCCGCGCCCCCAGGGAGTCGCAGTCCCGTCCGCCGGAAACCACCCCCACCCGGTCCCGCCCCACCCTCCACCCCGGTGCCTGGTGGCTCTGGGCGATATCCCTCGGCGTCGCCGCGACCCGTACCACCAACCCCCTCCTCCTGGCCCTCCTCCTCGCGGCCTCCGGATACGTCGTGGCGACGCACCGCTCCCCCGCCCCCTGGGCCCGCTCGTACGCCGCGTTCGTCCGGCTCGCCCTCGCCGTGCTGCTCATCCGCGTCCTGTTCGCGGTGGCGCTCGGCTCTCCCATCCCCGGTACGCACACCCTGCTCACCCTCCCCGAAGTCCCCCTCCCCCACTGGGCGCAGGGCATCCGGCTCGGCGGCCGGGTGACCGCGGAGGCCGTGCTCTTCGCCGCGTACGACGGCCTGAAGCTCGCCACCCTCCTCGTCTGCGTCGGCGCCGCGAACGCCCTGGCCAGCCCCACCCGCCTGCTCAAGTCCCTGCCCGGCGCGCTGTACGAGACGGGCGTGGCCGTGGTCGTCGCGCTCACCTTCGCCCCGCACCTGATCGCCGACGTCCGCCGCCTGCGCGCCGCCCGCCGCCTGCGCGGCCGTCCCGACCGGGGTCTACGGGGTCTGCTCCAGGTCGGTCTGCCGGTCCTGGAAGGCGCGCTGGAGCGCTCGGTGGCGCTCGCCGCCGCGATGGAGGCCCGCGGCTACGGCCGTACCGCCGAGGTCCCCGCCCCCGTCCGCCGTACCACCGCCGCCCTCACCCTCGGCGGCCTGCTCGGCGTCTGCGCGGGCACGTACGGGCTGCTGACGGCGGAAGGCGGCACGTACGGGCTTCCCGTACTGCTCGCCGGGGTCCTCGCCGCGCTCGCCGGGCTGCGGCTGGGCGGCCGGCGTTCCCTCCGCACCCGGTACCGCCCCGACCCCTGGGGAGCGCACGCCTGGCTGGTCACCGGCTCCGGTGCCGCCGTGGCCGCGCTGCTGACGCTGGCCTCGGTCCGCGACCCCGAGGCCCTGCACCCCGGCGTGGTCCCGCTGGTCGCCCCCACCCTCCCGCTGTGGCCCGCCGTGGCCGTCCTGCTCGCCCTGCTGCCCGCCTTCGTCGTCCCCAGGGAGCCGTCGTGA
- a CDS encoding prenyltransferase/squalene oxidase repeat-containing protein, producing the protein MNVRRSAAALAAVGVLAAAAPATAADPSPSPKTTVPSGLYGKGDPTYDGVWRQSLTLVAQRTLGYKPAPAAVDWLTGQQCADGAFAAFRAAPGKPCDDKLKTDTNSTAAAVQALAATGGHGGVVEKAVNWLKSVQNEDGGWSYYPGDPSDTNSTSVVIGALAAAGTDPASVRKSGKSPYDALPAWSIPCDRDGGGALAFQPDKKGELLPNADATAAGLLGALGKGFVARAASQAPAKDTCVKATSRTQVADNAGAYLAAAVGKTGHLESTLPGAKAQPDFGNTADAVVALAADGRTEPARKAYAWLEKNASPWAEQSGPAAYAQLILAAHALGEQPGDFNGTSLVSALNAQGPAPQMDTSGQQHEEEKKESRNWGWWIFGVCLVASIGVGFLLSGRKKRQP; encoded by the coding sequence ATGAACGTCCGCCGCAGTGCCGCGGCTCTCGCCGCCGTAGGCGTGCTGGCCGCCGCAGCGCCCGCCACGGCCGCCGACCCGTCCCCGTCGCCCAAGACGACGGTCCCCTCCGGGCTGTACGGCAAGGGTGACCCGACGTACGACGGCGTGTGGCGGCAGTCGCTGACGCTGGTCGCGCAGCGGACCCTCGGCTACAAGCCCGCCCCCGCCGCCGTGGACTGGCTCACCGGCCAGCAGTGCGCGGACGGCGCCTTCGCCGCCTTCCGGGCCGCCCCCGGCAAGCCCTGCGACGACAAGCTGAAGACGGACACCAACAGCACGGCCGCCGCCGTCCAGGCCCTCGCCGCGACCGGCGGGCACGGCGGCGTGGTGGAGAAGGCCGTGAACTGGCTGAAGTCCGTCCAGAACGAGGACGGCGGCTGGAGCTACTACCCGGGCGACCCCAGCGACACCAACTCCACCTCCGTCGTCATCGGCGCGCTCGCCGCCGCCGGCACCGACCCGGCGTCCGTCCGCAAGTCCGGCAAGTCCCCCTACGACGCCCTGCCCGCCTGGTCCATCCCCTGCGACCGGGACGGCGGCGGCGCCCTCGCCTTCCAGCCGGACAAGAAGGGCGAGCTGCTCCCCAACGCCGACGCCACCGCCGCCGGTCTGCTCGGCGCGCTCGGCAAGGGCTTCGTGGCCCGCGCCGCCAGCCAGGCCCCCGCCAAGGACACCTGCGTCAAGGCCACCTCCCGCACCCAGGTCGCCGACAACGCCGGCGCCTACCTCGCGGCGGCCGTCGGCAAGACCGGGCACCTGGAGTCCACCCTGCCCGGCGCCAAGGCCCAGCCCGACTTCGGCAACACCGCGGACGCCGTCGTCGCGCTCGCCGCGGACGGCCGTACCGAACCGGCCCGCAAGGCGTACGCCTGGCTGGAGAAGAACGCCAGCCCGTGGGCGGAGCAGAGCGGCCCCGCCGCCTACGCCCAGCTGATCCTGGCCGCCCACGCCCTCGGCGAGCAGCCGGGCGACTTCAACGGCACCAGCCTGGTCAGCGCCCTCAACGCGCAGGGCCCGGCCCCGCAGATGGACACCTCCGGTCAGCAGCACGAGGAGGAGAAGAAGGAGTCCCGGAACTGGGGCTGGTGGATCTTCGGCGTCTGCCTCGTCGCCAGCATCGGTGTCGGGTTCCTGCTCAGCGGCCGGAAGAAGCGGCAGCCGTGA
- a CDS encoding aldehyde dehydrogenase: MTGLVEHGQLFIGGELTDPHGRDVIEVISPHTEQVIGRVPHASREDVDRAVALARRAFDEGPWPRASLAERIDVVTRIKDGIAARHEEIARVISAQNGSPYSWSVLAQALGAMMVWDTAVKVARDFTHEERRAGVLGPILVRREPVGVVAAVVPWNVPQFVAAAKLAPALLAGCPVILKPSPETPLDAYLLGEIAREAGLPEGVLSILPADREVGEYLVGHPGVDKISFTGSVAAGKRVMEVAARNLTRVTLELGGKSAAVVLPDADLETAVAGIVPAAWMNNGQACVAQTRILLPRSRYDEFADAFARAAGSLKVGDPLDPATQVGPLVAERQLRRNLDYIRIGQEEGAKILAGGGRPAGQERGWYVEPTLFGDVDNTMRIAREEIFGPVVCLLPYGDEREAVRIADDSDYGLSGSVWTADVEHGTDIARQVRTGTYSVNTFSLDMLGPFGGYKNSGLGREFGPEGYGAYLEHKTIHLPAGA; this comes from the coding sequence ATGACCGGACTCGTGGAACACGGACAGCTGTTCATCGGCGGGGAGCTGACCGACCCGCACGGCCGGGACGTCATCGAGGTGATCTCCCCGCACACCGAGCAGGTCATCGGCCGCGTGCCGCACGCCTCCCGGGAGGACGTCGACCGGGCCGTGGCCCTCGCCCGCCGCGCCTTCGACGAGGGCCCCTGGCCGCGCGCGTCGCTCGCCGAGCGGATCGACGTCGTCACCCGGATCAAGGACGGCATCGCCGCCCGGCACGAGGAGATCGCCCGGGTGATCTCCGCCCAGAACGGCTCCCCGTACTCCTGGAGCGTCCTCGCCCAGGCGCTCGGCGCGATGATGGTGTGGGACACGGCCGTCAAGGTCGCCCGCGACTTCACCCACGAGGAACGCCGGGCCGGTGTCCTCGGCCCGATCCTGGTGCGCCGCGAACCGGTCGGCGTGGTCGCCGCCGTCGTGCCCTGGAACGTCCCGCAGTTCGTGGCCGCCGCCAAGCTCGCGCCCGCGCTGCTGGCCGGCTGCCCGGTGATCCTCAAGCCGTCCCCGGAGACCCCGCTGGACGCCTACCTCCTCGGTGAGATCGCCCGCGAGGCCGGGCTGCCCGAGGGCGTGCTGTCCATCCTCCCCGCCGACCGGGAGGTCGGCGAGTACCTGGTCGGGCACCCCGGCGTCGACAAGATCTCCTTCACCGGCTCGGTCGCGGCCGGCAAGCGCGTGATGGAGGTCGCCGCCCGCAACCTCACCCGGGTCACCCTCGAACTGGGCGGCAAGTCGGCGGCCGTGGTGCTGCCGGACGCGGACCTGGAGACGGCCGTGGCCGGGATCGTCCCGGCGGCCTGGATGAACAACGGTCAGGCGTGCGTGGCCCAGACCCGCATCCTGCTGCCGCGCTCCCGCTACGACGAGTTCGCCGACGCCTTCGCCCGCGCGGCCGGCTCCCTGAAGGTCGGGGACCCGCTGGACCCGGCCACCCAGGTCGGCCCTCTCGTCGCCGAACGCCAGCTGCGCCGCAACCTCGACTACATCCGCATCGGCCAGGAGGAGGGCGCCAAGATCCTCGCCGGCGGCGGCCGTCCGGCCGGGCAGGAGCGCGGCTGGTACGTGGAGCCGACCCTCTTCGGCGACGTCGACAACACCATGCGCATCGCCCGCGAGGAGATCTTCGGCCCGGTCGTCTGCCTGCTGCCCTACGGCGACGAGCGGGAGGCCGTGCGGATCGCCGACGACTCCGACTACGGCCTGTCCGGCAGCGTGTGGACGGCCGACGTGGAGCACGGCACCGACATCGCCCGGCAGGTCCGCACCGGCACCTACTCCGTCAACACCTTCAGCCTGGACATGCTCGGCCCGTTCGGCGGCTACAAGAACTCCGGCCTGGGACGGGAGTTCGGCCCCGAGGGCTACGGCGCCTACCTGGAGCACAAGACGATCCACCTGCCGGCGGGGGCCTGA
- a CDS encoding DUF6879 family protein, with protein sequence MARRLRFNGTDSKNGGCPAVHEDLDSGEIIVQGTPLTDPEDIARLQHFGPGDAAVVVPRELLVNHGPKEVTRVPKLIVLEEFGRLFETFEHSAWHLETRRGYASDREDPGYAEFLATGTAPCDLDSEWCANIRRQTAGGKYVGRVRVVDNPPTEGQLFLLDYARCNAATGEDVRSMWREDAERFRLPAEDFWIFDSRLVAVLRFDDEDAFHDVEVITEPAEVLRYCQVRDAAVHGSVPYDEFAARLGADH encoded by the coding sequence GTGGCACGACGACTGCGTTTCAACGGCACCGACAGCAAGAACGGTGGCTGCCCAGCCGTTCACGAGGATCTCGACTCCGGTGAGATCATCGTCCAAGGGACACCGCTCACCGACCCCGAGGACATCGCCCGGCTCCAGCACTTCGGCCCTGGAGATGCCGCGGTGGTCGTACCGCGTGAACTCCTCGTCAATCACGGGCCCAAGGAGGTCACCCGCGTGCCCAAGCTGATCGTCCTGGAAGAGTTCGGGCGGCTCTTCGAGACCTTCGAGCACTCGGCTTGGCATCTGGAGACACGGCGGGGTTACGCATCAGACCGGGAGGACCCCGGATACGCGGAATTCCTTGCGACCGGAACGGCCCCGTGCGACCTCGACAGCGAGTGGTGCGCGAACATCCGCCGGCAGACGGCCGGCGGCAAGTACGTGGGGCGGGTACGCGTCGTGGACAACCCGCCGACCGAGGGACAGTTGTTCCTGCTCGACTATGCGAGGTGCAACGCGGCCACGGGCGAGGACGTGCGGAGCATGTGGCGCGAAGACGCGGAGCGGTTCCGGCTGCCCGCTGAAGACTTCTGGATCTTCGACAGTCGGCTGGTGGCCGTGCTGCGCTTCGATGACGAGGACGCCTTCCATGATGTCGAGGTCATCACGGAGCCAGCCGAGGTCCTGCGGTACTGCCAGGTCCGCGACGCAGCGGTGCACGGGTCCGTCCCGTACGACGAGTTCGCGGCGCGACTCGGCGCCGACCACTAG